The Micromonospora sp. Llam0 genome contains a region encoding:
- the trpS gene encoding tryptophan--tRNA ligase, translating into MSEPASRPRVLSGIQPTADSFHLGNYLGAVRNWVAMQDTHDTFYCVVDLHAITAGHDPQVLRQRTRVAAAQLLAAGLDPGRCTLFVQSQVPQHAQLGWVMGCITGFGEASRMTQFKDKSAKQGAERASVGLFTYPVLQAADILLYQADAVPVGEDQRQHLELTRDLAQRFNTRFGVTFTVPAPYIVRDTAKILDLQDPTAKMSKSSSSPAGIIDLLEDPAKSAKKIRSAVTDTGREIIYDPESKPGISNLLTIYAALTGRTLDELTAAYQGKGYGDLKKDLAEVVVKFVRPIQERTRGYLDDPAQLDKMLAIGAGKAEAVAATTLAAVYDRIGFLAPAGTV; encoded by the coding sequence ATGTCCGAGCCCGCCTCCCGCCCCCGGGTGCTCTCCGGCATCCAGCCCACCGCCGACTCGTTCCACCTCGGCAACTACCTCGGTGCGGTGCGCAACTGGGTGGCGATGCAGGACACCCACGACACCTTCTACTGCGTGGTCGACCTGCACGCGATCACCGCCGGACACGACCCGCAGGTGCTGCGCCAGCGGACCCGGGTGGCCGCCGCCCAGCTGCTGGCCGCCGGCCTCGACCCGGGCCGGTGCACCCTGTTCGTCCAGTCCCAGGTGCCGCAGCACGCCCAGCTCGGCTGGGTGATGGGCTGCATCACCGGGTTCGGCGAGGCGAGCCGGATGACCCAGTTCAAGGACAAGTCGGCCAAGCAGGGCGCCGAGCGGGCCAGCGTCGGGCTGTTCACCTACCCCGTCCTGCAGGCCGCCGACATCCTGCTCTACCAGGCCGACGCGGTCCCGGTCGGCGAGGACCAGCGGCAGCACCTGGAGCTCACCCGGGACCTGGCGCAGCGGTTCAACACCCGATTCGGCGTCACCTTCACCGTGCCGGCCCCGTACATCGTCCGGGACACCGCCAAGATCCTCGACCTGCAGGACCCGACCGCCAAGATGTCCAAGTCGTCGTCCTCCCCGGCCGGCATCATCGACCTGCTGGAAGATCCGGCCAAATCGGCCAAGAAGATCCGCTCGGCGGTCACCGACACCGGCCGCGAGATCATCTACGATCCGGAGAGCAAGCCCGGCATCAGCAACCTGCTCACCATCTACGCCGCGCTCACCGGCCGGACGCTCGACGAGCTGACCGCCGCGTACCAGGGCAAAGGCTACGGTGACCTGAAGAAGGACCTGGCGGAGGTGGTAGTGAAGTTCGTCCGGCCGATCCAGGAGCGCACCCGCGGCTACCTCGACGACCCGGCCCAGCTGGACAAGATGCTGGCGATCGGCGCCGGGAAGGCCGAGGCGGTGGCGGCCACGACGCTCGCCGCCGTGTACGACCGGATCGGCTTCCTGGCACCCGCGGGGACTGTCTGA
- a CDS encoding glycoside hydrolase family 13 protein has translation MDPAQANPRTARDDWWRTAAVYQVYVRSFADSDGDGIGDLQGIRSRLPYLRDLGVDALWLTPFYRSPMVDGGYDVADYREVDPMFGDLTDFDEMITDAHALGLRIIVDIVPNHTSDVHPWFVAALAAAPGSPERDRYMFRDGRGDDGEEPPNDWESIFGGPAWTRLPDGQWYLHLFDPAQPDLNWRHPEVRAEFEQVLRFWLDRGVDGFRIDVAHGMIKADGLPDIGWTSASGRRQIELLGKGRLPYFDQDEVHDIYRAWRPILDSYPGGRMAVAEAWAETPQRLARYIGPDELHQAFNFDFLDATWSADSFHKVIDTALAEAAIVGAPTTWVLSNHDKQRHVTRYGDGEIGLRRARAAALLMFALPGSTYLYQGEELGLPEVLDLPDHLRQDPAFGRTGRSRDGCRVPLPWSGDNPPYGFGPAGSVESWLPAPAGWAPLTAQAQAGDPASTLELYRRALAIRAEHPALRDAPAGDGTGLAWLETEPGVLAFRRTADGGAGAGDAGDDALVCVVNLSGAPVAVDGYGVPLITSAPLDGPPGRQLLPVDAAAWLQPA, from the coding sequence ATCGATCCTGCCCAGGCCAACCCCCGCACCGCCCGGGACGACTGGTGGCGCACCGCCGCCGTCTACCAGGTGTACGTGCGCAGCTTCGCCGACTCCGACGGCGACGGCATCGGTGACCTGCAGGGCATCCGCAGCCGCCTGCCGTACCTGCGCGACCTCGGCGTCGACGCGCTCTGGCTCACCCCGTTCTACCGCTCCCCGATGGTCGACGGCGGCTACGACGTCGCCGACTACCGCGAGGTCGACCCGATGTTCGGCGACCTCACCGACTTCGACGAGATGATCACCGACGCGCACGCGCTCGGCCTGCGGATCATCGTCGACATCGTGCCCAACCACACGTCCGACGTACACCCGTGGTTTGTCGCCGCCCTCGCGGCCGCGCCCGGATCCCCGGAGCGCGACCGGTACATGTTCCGCGACGGCCGGGGCGACGACGGCGAGGAGCCGCCGAACGACTGGGAGTCGATCTTCGGCGGGCCGGCCTGGACCCGGCTGCCCGACGGCCAGTGGTACCTGCACCTGTTCGACCCGGCGCAGCCGGACCTGAACTGGCGGCACCCCGAGGTGCGCGCCGAGTTCGAGCAGGTGCTGCGCTTCTGGCTGGACCGCGGCGTCGACGGGTTCCGCATCGACGTCGCCCACGGGATGATCAAGGCCGATGGGCTGCCGGACATCGGCTGGACCTCGGCCAGCGGCCGCCGCCAGATCGAGCTGCTCGGCAAGGGCCGGCTGCCGTACTTCGACCAGGACGAGGTGCACGACATCTACCGCGCCTGGCGGCCGATCCTGGACAGCTACCCGGGCGGGCGGATGGCGGTCGCCGAAGCGTGGGCGGAGACCCCGCAGCGGCTGGCCCGCTACATCGGCCCCGACGAGCTGCACCAGGCGTTCAACTTCGACTTCCTCGACGCCACCTGGTCGGCCGACTCGTTCCACAAGGTGATCGACACCGCGCTCGCCGAAGCGGCGATCGTCGGCGCGCCGACCACCTGGGTGCTGTCCAACCACGACAAACAACGCCACGTCACCCGGTACGGCGACGGCGAGATCGGGCTGCGCCGGGCCCGCGCCGCCGCGCTGCTGATGTTCGCCCTGCCCGGCAGCACCTACCTCTACCAGGGTGAGGAGCTGGGCCTGCCGGAGGTCCTCGACCTGCCCGACCACCTGCGCCAGGACCCGGCGTTCGGCCGGACCGGGCGCAGCCGCGACGGCTGCCGGGTGCCGCTGCCGTGGAGCGGCGACAATCCGCCGTACGGCTTCGGGCCGGCCGGGTCGGTCGAATCCTGGCTGCCGGCCCCGGCCGGCTGGGCGCCGCTGACCGCGCAGGCCCAGGCCGGTGACCCCGCCTCGACGCTGGAGCTGTACCGGCGGGCCCTCGCGATCCGGGCCGAGCATCCGGCACTGCGCGACGCCCCGGCCGGCGACGGCACCGGGCTGGCCTGGCTGGAGACCGAACCGGGCGTGCTGGCGTTCCGCCGTACGGCCGACGGCGGGGCCGGTGCGGGCGACGCGGGCGACGACGCGCTGGTCTGCGTGGTCAACCTCAGCGGTGCGCCGGTGGCGGTCGACGGGTACGGCGTACCGCTGATCACCAGCGCGCCGTTGGACGGACCGCCCGGTCGCCAACTGCTGCCGGTCGACGCCGCCGCCTGGCTCCAGCCGGCCTGA
- a CDS encoding 2'-5' RNA ligase family protein has protein sequence MSVIGARPAPGQVRIGVAIDIPQPWGEELTRRRAEAGDPAAEYVPAHITLLGPTDIVEGQLAEVEAHLAAVAAAHPPYPLHLRGTGTFRPITEVVFVAVAAGISECELLASAIGTADQLVRESRFAYHPHVTVAQDVPTDAMDKVYDDLAGFEAQFEVDSFTLFSHSGEGRWRPHRDFPLGG, from the coding sequence GTGTCCGTCATCGGCGCGCGACCAGCTCCCGGTCAGGTGCGGATCGGCGTCGCCATCGACATCCCGCAGCCCTGGGGCGAGGAGCTGACCCGCCGCCGGGCCGAGGCCGGTGACCCGGCCGCCGAGTACGTGCCCGCGCACATCACCCTGCTCGGCCCCACCGACATCGTCGAAGGCCAGCTGGCCGAGGTGGAGGCGCACCTGGCGGCGGTGGCCGCCGCGCACCCGCCGTACCCGCTGCACCTGCGCGGGACGGGGACGTTCCGGCCGATCACCGAGGTGGTCTTCGTCGCGGTGGCGGCCGGGATCAGCGAGTGCGAGCTGCTCGCCTCGGCGATCGGCACCGCCGACCAGCTCGTCCGGGAAAGCCGGTTCGCGTACCACCCGCACGTGACCGTCGCCCAGGACGTGCCGACCGACGCGATGGACAAGGTGTACGACGACCTCGCCGGCTTCGAGGCGCAGTTCGAGGTCGACTCGTTCACGCTCTTCTCACACAGCGGTGAAGGGCGATGGCGTCCGCACCGGGATTTTCCGCTCGGCGGCTGA
- a CDS encoding 3'(2'),5'-bisphosphate nucleotidase CysQ encodes MSTPPVTDAAFARWLAGRAGESLLQVREELGYADPTALKAAGDKVSHDLLRTELARWRPADAVLSEEDDGARQALPDPDAETSTGAGPSRLTADRVWIIDPLDGTREFSEEGRADWAVHVALWSRSGSTPHRLVAGAVGLPAQHRTISTEHPPPYPPMPAPGMPGSGAIRLAASRSRPPAFVTALAEQLGAELVPMGSAGAKIAAVIAGDADAYVHAGGQYEWDSAAPVAVATATGLHASRIDGSALQYNEANPRLPDLVVCRRDLASKLLAALRQHLQVS; translated from the coding sequence ATGAGCACGCCGCCGGTAACCGACGCCGCATTCGCCCGATGGCTCGCCGGGCGCGCCGGCGAGTCGCTGCTCCAGGTCCGTGAGGAGCTGGGGTACGCCGACCCGACCGCGCTCAAGGCGGCCGGTGACAAGGTCTCCCACGACCTGCTCCGTACCGAACTGGCCCGTTGGCGGCCGGCGGACGCGGTGCTGTCGGAGGAGGACGACGGCGCCCGCCAGGCGCTGCCCGACCCGGACGCCGAGACCTCGACCGGGGCCGGGCCTTCCCGGCTCACCGCCGACCGGGTGTGGATCATCGACCCGCTCGACGGCACCCGGGAGTTCTCCGAGGAGGGCCGCGCCGACTGGGCGGTGCACGTGGCGCTCTGGTCCCGCAGCGGCTCCACGCCGCACCGGCTGGTCGCCGGCGCGGTGGGCCTGCCCGCCCAGCACCGCACGATCAGCACCGAGCACCCGCCGCCGTACCCGCCGATGCCGGCGCCCGGCATGCCCGGCTCGGGGGCGATCCGGCTGGCCGCCAGCCGCAGCCGGCCACCCGCCTTCGTCACCGCGCTCGCCGAGCAGCTCGGCGCCGAGCTGGTGCCGATGGGTTCGGCCGGTGCCAAGATCGCCGCGGTGATCGCCGGCGACGCCGACGCCTACGTGCACGCCGGCGGCCAGTACGAGTGGGACTCGGCCGCGCCGGTCGCCGTGGCGACCGCCACCGGTCTGCACGCTTCCCGGATCGACGGATCCGCGCTGCAATACAACGAGGCCAACCCGCGGCTGCCAGATTTGGTGGTCTGCCGACGAGATCTTGCCAGCAAACTGCTCGCAGCGTTGCGACAGCATCTGCAGGTATCCTGA
- the cysD gene encoding sulfate adenylyltransferase subunit CysD, producing MTNATAYRVSHLDALEAESIFVMREVVAELERPVLLFSGGKDSIVMLRLAQKAFAPARIPFPVMHVDTGHNFAEVLDYRDRRVDELGLQLVVASVPEAIESGLVHESPDGMRNRIQTPVLLAAVEKYRFDALFGGARRDEEKARAKERVFSFRDEFGQWDPKNQRPELWSLYNGRHHPGESIRVFPLSNWTELDVWHYIARERIELPPIYFAHEREVIERDGMLYAVNEFIQPRSGETSFIEQVRYRTVGDASCTAAVRSPADTVEKVIDEVAATRITERGATRGDDRVSEAAMEDRKREGYF from the coding sequence ATGACCAACGCGACCGCGTACCGCGTCTCCCACCTCGACGCGCTGGAGGCGGAGAGCATCTTCGTCATGCGCGAGGTCGTCGCCGAGCTGGAGCGGCCGGTGCTGCTCTTCTCCGGCGGCAAGGACTCGATCGTCATGCTGCGGCTGGCGCAGAAGGCGTTCGCCCCGGCCCGGATCCCGTTCCCGGTGATGCACGTCGACACCGGGCACAACTTCGCCGAGGTGCTCGACTACCGGGACCGCCGGGTCGACGAGCTCGGCCTGCAGTTGGTCGTCGCCAGCGTGCCGGAAGCCATCGAGTCGGGGCTGGTCCACGAGTCGCCGGACGGGATGCGCAACCGGATTCAGACCCCGGTGCTGCTGGCCGCGGTCGAGAAGTACCGGTTCGACGCCCTGTTCGGCGGGGCCCGCCGGGACGAGGAGAAGGCCCGGGCCAAGGAGCGGGTCTTCTCGTTCCGTGACGAGTTCGGCCAGTGGGACCCGAAGAACCAGCGCCCCGAGCTGTGGTCGCTGTACAACGGCCGGCACCATCCCGGCGAGTCGATCCGGGTCTTCCCGCTGTCCAACTGGACCGAGCTGGACGTCTGGCACTACATCGCCCGGGAGCGGATCGAGCTGCCGCCGATCTACTTCGCCCACGAGCGCGAGGTGATCGAGCGCGACGGCATGCTGTACGCCGTCAACGAGTTCATCCAGCCCCGCTCCGGCGAGACGTCGTTCATCGAGCAGGTTCGTTACCGTACCGTCGGCGACGCCTCCTGCACGGCGGCGGTCCGCTCCCCGGCGGACACCGTCGAGAAGGTGATCGACGAGGTCGCCGCGACCCGGATCACCGAGCGTGGCGCCACCCGGGGCGACGACCGGGTCAGTGAGGCCGCCATGGAGGACCGCAAGCGGGAGGGCTACTTCTGA
- a CDS encoding sulfate adenylyltransferase subunit 1 has product MTVTADAPTTRAMDLLRFATAGSVDDGKSTLIGRLLYDTKSLFTDQLEAVEAVSAARGDEYTNLALLTDGLRAEREQGITIDVAYRYFATPRRKFIIADTPGHTQYTRNMVTGASTADLALILVDARKGLVEQSRRHAFLCSLLRVPHLVLCVNKMDLVDWDQSVYETIADEFTTFAAKLEVPDLSVIPISALNGDNIATRSERSPWYEGPSLLHHLEHVHIASDRNLVDVRFPVQCVIRPQSTTVTDYRGYAGQVASGVLKPGDEVMVLPSGLTSTIASIETADGPVDEAFPPMSVTVRLTDELDISRGDLICRPHNAPTPAQDVEAMICWMDETRPLQVGGKYAIKHTTRSARAVVRGVQYRLDVNTLHRDESASQLGLNDIGRVTFRTTVPLLTDEYRRNRTTGGFILIDESTNRTAAAGMIIEAG; this is encoded by the coding sequence ATGACGGTGACGGCTGACGCCCCCACCACCCGGGCCATGGACCTGCTGCGGTTCGCCACCGCCGGCAGCGTCGACGACGGCAAGTCGACCCTGATCGGTCGGCTGCTCTACGACACCAAGTCGCTCTTCACCGACCAGCTGGAAGCGGTCGAGGCGGTCAGCGCGGCCCGGGGCGACGAGTACACCAACCTGGCGCTGCTCACCGACGGACTGCGCGCCGAGCGGGAGCAGGGCATCACCATCGACGTGGCGTACCGCTACTTCGCCACCCCCCGGCGGAAGTTCATCATCGCCGACACCCCCGGGCACACCCAGTACACCCGCAACATGGTCACCGGTGCCTCCACCGCCGACCTGGCGCTGATCCTGGTCGACGCCCGCAAGGGCCTGGTCGAGCAGTCCCGCCGGCACGCGTTCCTCTGCTCGCTGCTGCGGGTGCCGCACCTGGTGCTCTGCGTCAACAAGATGGACCTGGTCGACTGGGACCAGTCGGTCTACGAGACGATCGCCGACGAGTTCACCACCTTCGCCGCCAAGCTCGAGGTGCCCGACCTGTCGGTCATCCCGATCTCGGCGTTGAACGGCGACAACATCGCCACCCGCTCCGAGCGCAGCCCGTGGTACGAAGGCCCGTCGCTGCTGCACCACCTGGAGCACGTGCACATCGCCTCCGACCGCAACCTGGTCGACGTGCGGTTCCCGGTGCAGTGCGTGATCCGGCCGCAGTCGACCACCGTCACCGACTACCGCGGCTACGCCGGCCAGGTCGCCTCCGGGGTGCTCAAGCCCGGCGACGAGGTGATGGTGCTGCCGTCCGGGCTGACCAGCACGATCGCCAGCATCGAGACCGCCGACGGCCCGGTCGACGAGGCGTTCCCGCCGATGTCGGTGACCGTCCGGCTCACCGACGAGCTGGACATCTCCCGGGGCGACCTGATCTGCCGGCCGCACAACGCGCCGACCCCGGCCCAGGACGTCGAGGCGATGATCTGCTGGATGGACGAGACACGGCCACTGCAGGTGGGCGGCAAGTACGCCATCAAGCACACCACCCGCAGCGCCCGCGCCGTGGTCCGTGGCGTGCAGTACCGGCTGGACGTCAACACGTTGCACCGCGACGAGTCCGCCAGCCAGCTCGGCCTCAACGACATCGGCCGGGTCACCTTCCGGACCACGGTCCCGCTGCTCACCGACGAGTACCGGCGGAACCGGACCACCGGCGGTTTCATCCTGATCGACGAGTCGACGAACCGGACCGCCGCCGCCGGCATGATCATCGAAGCCGGCTGA
- a CDS encoding S8 family peptidase, with translation MISKRTGVLVATALLALVPAAPAVAAVPEATVHAVGGPTAVDDSYIVVLADSAAATDAVHATDAGTATDAATVSAVDRTARSLADRYRGDVARVYRHALRGFEVHLSPRQARRLAADPRVASVTQNHTITAADIQTPVPSWGLDRVDQRSQPLDDTYAYPDVAPIVQAYIIDTGIMMSHDEFAGRVRPGPDTVDNDDDPADCRGHGTHVAGTAGGTTYGVAKNVELVAVRVLDCNGAGNASTVIAGIDWVTADHAPGAPAVANMSLNTRGYAPVDQAVAQSIADGITYVVSAGNDSTDACTNSPARVTEVITVAATGADDARAPYSNVGGCVDIFAPGTDIVSAGTDSDSAARPASGTSMAAPHVTGAAALILAEHPDYTPAQVTAALLADATPGVVTDPGGSPNRLLHVDDTTPAHDFTLSAGPAGATVAPGGTVTTTVSASVTAGAAQSVDLSVVGLPRGATATFAPAGIDSAGSTTLTITTAAVTGAGSYPVLILGTGEHATRTASFTLTVSALSGCVGIDDIDRPLPLGTAVDVLIEITGCAGNAAANSTIELRIPHSAIVDLQVELFAPDGTRYFLLVRTGHLASPDVDHTFTYDLSDKVANGTWRLHLRDAGPVGAGSFDSWTLNLAGADLPVPVCGGEATTDVPIGRRAIVESPITVAGCDLASGNSAWVDVRVVHPWSRDLSFDLVASDGQVFPLQGVNGMGLPDMFRTFVVSWSGKPANGTWKLRVQDHDSSVPGPAYIDGWRLTLRP, from the coding sequence ATGATATCGAAACGTACAGGTGTGTTGGTGGCGACGGCGCTGCTGGCACTGGTCCCGGCCGCCCCGGCGGTGGCCGCCGTTCCCGAGGCGACGGTGCACGCCGTCGGCGGCCCGACCGCCGTCGACGACTCATACATCGTCGTGCTGGCCGACTCGGCGGCCGCCACCGACGCCGTCCACGCCACCGATGCCGGCACCGCCACCGACGCAGCCACCGTCAGCGCGGTCGACCGCACCGCGCGCTCCCTGGCCGACCGGTACCGCGGCGACGTCGCCCGGGTCTACCGGCACGCGCTGCGCGGCTTCGAGGTCCACCTGTCGCCGCGCCAGGCCCGCCGGCTCGCCGCCGATCCGCGCGTCGCCTCGGTCACCCAGAACCACACCATCACCGCGGCCGACATCCAGACCCCGGTGCCGTCCTGGGGCCTGGACCGGGTCGACCAACGCAGCCAACCACTCGACGACACCTACGCCTACCCGGACGTCGCACCGATCGTGCAGGCGTACATCATCGACACCGGGATCATGATGTCGCACGACGAGTTCGCCGGACGGGTGCGCCCCGGACCCGACACCGTCGACAACGACGACGACCCGGCCGACTGTCGCGGGCACGGCACCCACGTCGCCGGTACGGCCGGCGGCACCACGTACGGCGTCGCCAAGAACGTGGAGCTGGTCGCCGTACGGGTGCTCGACTGCAACGGCGCGGGCAACGCCTCGACCGTGATCGCCGGCATCGACTGGGTCACCGCCGACCATGCCCCCGGCGCGCCGGCGGTGGCCAACATGAGCCTGAACACCCGCGGCTACGCCCCGGTCGACCAGGCGGTGGCGCAATCCATCGCCGACGGCATCACCTATGTCGTCTCGGCCGGCAACGACAGCACCGACGCCTGCACCAACTCGCCGGCCCGGGTCACAGAGGTGATCACCGTCGCCGCCACCGGCGCTGACGACGCCCGCGCCCCCTACTCCAACGTCGGCGGCTGCGTCGACATCTTCGCCCCCGGCACCGACATCGTCTCGGCCGGCACCGACAGCGACTCCGCCGCCCGGCCGGCCAGCGGCACCTCGATGGCCGCCCCGCACGTCACCGGCGCGGCCGCGCTGATCCTCGCCGAACACCCCGACTACACCCCGGCCCAGGTCACCGCCGCGCTGCTGGCCGACGCCACCCCCGGCGTCGTGACCGACCCGGGTGGCTCCCCGAACCGGCTGCTGCACGTCGACGACACGACACCCGCCCACGATTTCACCCTGTCCGCCGGCCCGGCCGGTGCCACCGTCGCGCCCGGCGGCACCGTCACCACCACCGTCTCCGCGTCCGTCACCGCCGGCGCGGCGCAGTCGGTCGACCTGAGCGTCGTCGGTCTGCCGCGTGGCGCGACCGCCACGTTCGCCCCGGCCGGCATCGACTCGGCCGGCAGCACCACCCTGACCATCACCACCGCGGCGGTCACCGGCGCCGGCAGCTACCCGGTGCTGATCCTCGGCACCGGCGAGCACGCCACCCGGACCGCGAGCTTCACCCTCACCGTCTCGGCGCTGTCCGGCTGTGTCGGCATCGACGACATCGACCGGCCGCTGCCGCTCGGCACCGCAGTCGACGTGCTCATCGAGATCACCGGCTGCGCCGGCAACGCCGCCGCCAACAGCACCATCGAGCTGCGCATTCCGCACAGCGCCATCGTCGACCTGCAGGTGGAGTTGTTCGCCCCCGACGGCACCCGGTACTTCCTGCTCGTGCGCACCGGTCACCTGGCCTCCCCGGACGTCGATCACACGTTCACCTACGACCTGTCCGACAAGGTGGCCAACGGGACCTGGCGCCTGCACCTGCGCGACGCCGGCCCGGTCGGCGCCGGGTCCTTCGACTCCTGGACATTGAACCTCGCCGGCGCTGACCTGCCGGTGCCGGTCTGTGGCGGCGAGGCGACCACCGACGTGCCGATCGGCAGGCGGGCGATCGTCGAGAGTCCGATCACGGTGGCCGGGTGCGACCTCGCCTCGGGGAACAGCGCCTGGGTCGACGTCCGGGTGGTCCACCCGTGGTCGCGCGATCTCAGCTTCGACCTCGTCGCCTCGGACGGTCAGGTGTTCCCCTTGCAGGGCGTCAACGGCATGGGCCTGCCCGACATGTTCCGGACCTTCGTCGTCAGCTGGTCCGGCAAACCCGCCAACGGCACCTGGAAGCTCCGGGTCCAGGACCACGACTCGAGTGTCCCAGGCCCGGCGTACATCGACGGCTGGCGGCTGACGCTGCGCCCGTAA
- the pth gene encoding aminoacyl-tRNA hydrolase: MVETAPWLVVGLGNPGREYARNRHNVGFMVADLLAGRLGVRLSRHRRAAAESGEGRLGLGGPKLVLAKPMTFMNLSGGPVAALAKFYKVPVEQIVTVHDELDIDYGRLRVKQGGGEGGHNGLRSMSRSLGSKEYLRVRFGVGRPPGRQDPADYVLSDFSTTERKELDFLVDRAADLVEAVVVRGLEWAQNTYHST, from the coding sequence GTGGTGGAGACGGCGCCGTGGCTGGTCGTCGGGCTGGGCAACCCGGGCCGGGAGTACGCCCGTAACCGACACAATGTCGGGTTCATGGTCGCGGACCTGCTCGCCGGTCGGCTGGGTGTGCGGTTGAGCCGGCACCGTCGGGCGGCGGCCGAGTCCGGCGAGGGTCGGCTCGGCCTGGGCGGCCCGAAGCTGGTGCTGGCGAAGCCGATGACGTTCATGAACCTCTCCGGCGGCCCGGTGGCGGCGTTGGCGAAGTTCTACAAGGTGCCGGTCGAGCAGATCGTCACGGTGCACGACGAGCTGGACATCGACTACGGTCGACTGCGGGTGAAGCAGGGTGGTGGAGAGGGCGGCCACAACGGGCTGCGCTCCATGTCCCGGTCGCTCGGCAGCAAGGAGTACCTGCGGGTCAGGTTCGGGGTCGGGCGTCCGCCCGGTCGCCAGGATCCAGCAGATTATGTTTTGTCAGATTTCTCGACAACTGAACGCAAGGAGCTCGACTTTCTCGTCGATCGGGCCGCTGACCTGGTGGAAGCGGTGGTCGTCCGAGGGCTCGAGTGGGCCCAGAACACGTACCACAGCACCTGA
- the galK gene encoding galactokinase translates to MTLPLADGGAHDSAAGPVTRRAHDGFRQRYGVPPAGVWAAPGRVNLIGEHTDYNDGFVLPFALPHRTVVAAGPTELAGPTELAGPTELAGPAEPGWTVWSEQSGEEIAFSAADADRPGAVDGWGGYVAGVVWALREAGYAVPAARLAIASDVPLGAGLSSSAALESAVLTALTDLGGIGPDRLPVDRRPALAQRAENGYAGVPCGIMDQSASIRCRAGHALFLDCRSLDVEHVPFDLAAAGLAVLVIDTRAPHRHVSGEYAARRAACERAAGLLGVPALRDVPVDGLPAALDRLPDDPTRRRVRHVVTENHRVGETVTLLRAGRIREIGPLLTASHASMRDDFEITVPEVDVAVTAALAGGAYGARMTGGGFGGCVLALVDADAADRVAATVGAAYADHGFPPPTLFTALPCAGAERIH, encoded by the coding sequence GTGACACTCCCGCTAGCCGACGGCGGCGCACACGACAGCGCCGCAGGGCCGGTCACCCGCCGCGCCCACGACGGCTTCCGGCAGCGGTACGGCGTACCGCCGGCCGGTGTGTGGGCGGCACCCGGGCGGGTCAACCTGATCGGCGAGCACACCGACTACAACGACGGCTTCGTACTGCCGTTCGCCCTGCCGCACCGCACCGTCGTCGCGGCCGGCCCGACAGAGCTGGCCGGCCCGACAGAGCTGGCCGGCCCGACAGAGCTGGCCGGCCCGGCGGAGCCCGGCTGGACCGTCTGGTCGGAGCAGTCCGGCGAGGAGATCGCGTTCAGCGCCGCCGACGCGGACCGGCCCGGCGCGGTCGACGGCTGGGGCGGCTACGTCGCCGGGGTGGTGTGGGCGCTACGCGAGGCCGGGTACGCCGTACCGGCCGCCCGGTTGGCCATCGCGTCCGACGTACCGCTCGGCGCCGGCCTGTCGTCGTCGGCGGCGCTGGAGTCCGCGGTGCTGACCGCCCTGACCGACCTCGGCGGCATCGGCCCCGACCGGCTGCCGGTGGACCGGCGGCCGGCGCTGGCCCAGCGGGCGGAGAACGGCTACGCCGGGGTGCCCTGCGGGATCATGGACCAGTCGGCGTCGATCCGTTGCCGGGCCGGGCACGCGCTGTTCCTGGACTGCCGGTCGCTCGACGTCGAACACGTCCCGTTCGACCTGGCCGCCGCCGGGCTGGCCGTCCTGGTGATCGACACCCGGGCGCCGCACCGGCACGTCTCCGGGGAGTACGCCGCCCGCCGGGCCGCCTGCGAACGGGCGGCCGGGCTGCTCGGCGTGCCAGCGCTTCGCGACGTGCCGGTCGACGGTCTGCCGGCCGCGCTGGACCGGCTGCCGGACGACCCGACGCGACGCCGGGTCCGGCACGTGGTCACCGAGAACCACCGGGTCGGCGAGACGGTGACGCTGCTGCGGGCCGGCCGGATCCGCGAGATCGGCCCGCTGCTGACCGCCTCGCACGCGTCTATGCGCGACGACTTCGAGATCACCGTGCCGGAGGTGGACGTCGCGGTGACCGCGGCGCTGGCCGGCGGCGCGTACGGGGCCCGGATGACCGGCGGCGGCTTCGGCGGTTGCGTGTTGGCGCTGGTCGATGCGGATGCCGCCGACCGGGTGGCGGCCACAGTGGGCGCGGCGTACGCCGACCACGGCTTCCCGCCGCCGACGTTGTTCACCGCCCTGCCCTGCGCGGGAGCCGAACGGATCCACTAA